The Hordeum vulgare subsp. vulgare chromosome 7H, MorexV3_pseudomolecules_assembly, whole genome shotgun sequence DNA window ATTGTTTTGATCCCAAAGAAGCTGGATGCTGAGGAAGTTGAGGACTATCATCCGATCAGTCTAACTCACGGTGCTGCAAAGCTGTTTGCCAAGGTGCTAGAGATCAGAGCTAGGAGACGTATGTACGAGGTCGTTGCGGCTAACCAACCAGCGTCCATCAAGAAGAGAAATCTTCACGTAATTTTCTTCTTGTCGGGCAGGTAGCCAAGAAGATCCATGGCCGCATAGAAGCTGGGCTTTTCCTCAAACTTGACATTTCAAGGGCATTCGACTCACTTTCATGGCCCTTCCTGTTTGAGATTCTGAGAGCAAAGGGCTTTGGCGGGAAGTGGATCAGCTGGATCTCCATCTTGTTAAGAACACCTACCACTAAGGTGATTGTCAATGGAGTCCTCGGGAAGCCTTTCATTCATGCCTATGGGACGAGACAGGGAGATCCGATCTCCCGCTACTATTTGTGATTGCTATAGATGTGCTCACCTCGATCATGATTAAAGTGACTGAGGAGAATGTGGTCAGCTCTTTCACTGGCATCAAGTCGCTCCAGAGGCTCTCCGTATACGCAGATGATGTCGCTCTGTTCGTTAGGCCCTTCAAATCCGACGTGAACTTTATGAGGAGTGCTCTGAATGCTTTTGGGGAGGCATCCGGACTGAAGATTAACTATACCAAATCGTCGACCATTCTCATCTGGGGTGATGCTCTTGACAAGGAGCGACTGGTTGCGATGTTACAGTGCGGCATTGGGGAGTTTCCATGCAAGTATTTGGGGATCCAACTAGCGAGCCACCAACTCACCAAAAGAGATTGGCAGTCGATGTTTGACCAAGCTAAGAAGGTGGTGTCGGCCTGGCAGCGGGGACTCGTCATAAAACCTGGACGTCTAATCCTCATCAAATCAGTCATGTCCGCTAGGCCAATCCACCATTTAATGGTTCTCAATGCCCCCATGTGGGCCTACGAAGAGTTGAACAAATGGACGAGAGCATTCTTCTGGAAGGCGCATGAAAGAGTAAATGAAGGACAGTGCCTGGTTGCTTTGACAACTTGGTTAAGATCACTGTTGGCGACGACACGAGGACTCTTTTCTGGCGAGATAGGTGGATTCATGGCTTTACTGTTGCTGAGATCGCCTCCTTGTTGTTTGCTGTGTGGACCAACGCACCAAGAATAGGCGCACCATTCAACAGGCCTTGAGCGACACTAGCTGGGCGAGCGACGTGCATGTGGACCTCACTTTCTCTACACACATTCAGCTCGTTCACCTACAGCAGGCGATCGACACTGCCCAGAGAGACCCCAACACCTCTGATGCCTTCGACTGGCCAAGCGATGTATCGGGAACATACACAGCCAGATCAGTTTACGACACACTCTGCCAGGGCCTCCAGCGGGCTCCTTTTGCTGCGTGCATTTGGCGGAGCTGGGCACCCTTGAAATGCAAAATCCATGTTTGTTTAGCACTGCAACACCGGATCTGAACCTTTGATCATCGCGTGAGGCATGGGTTGCAAGACAGTCCTTCAGCATGCTACATTTGTCTCCAAGATGAGGATAATGTGGAGCACatttgttggagcatatatctccatatgtggttttggtacttgatgacaattcctatggactaatggttgccttaagttacatttataggatttgtccataggcacttcttgaagtccatctgttgggttcaaggagtttatatgatgaccaagatggtattcaaggtattatccaaagaatggtcatagagacacatggttgatcaagatctcagacaaagaataaatcaagatgatcaacacacaaagcgtacaagatgtaccgagagggatcaagtgatcccatggtatggatttttccataggcacttcttgaagtccatctgttgggttcaaggagtttatatgatgaccaagatggtattcaaggtattatccaaagaatggtcatagagacacatggttgatcaagatctcagacaaagagtaaatcaagatgatcaacacacaaagcgtacaagatgtaccgagagggatcaagtgatcccatggtatggtaagcattgtccattacgtgtttgtgtactaacccatggtcttcgtgagagttctatgtgggggttaggtgtgtttacatgggcttgcgtcaaagggaatatctcatacaacccatggagtatgacgtcaagttgtgatcatcatcaatggttgatcaagatctcagacaaagagtaaaccaagatgatcaacacacaaagcgtacaagatgtaccgagagggatcaagtgatcccatggtatggtaagcattgtccattacgtatttgtgtactaacccatggtcttcgtgagagttctatgtgggggttaggtgtgtttccatgggcttgcgtcaaagggaagatctcatacaacccatggagtatgacgtcaagttgtgatcgtcatcaagattgcgatgtgcaagttcaagtggatcagcacgaagatagcatgcttgaagcttgccgtccattgtggtggcaatggacttgtgaagatatgctgaagagtggctcacccatagtgagtatgggggagcaatcaactagtcttcatcaagccaacacaatcaagaaaggtggtccatcttgaggaagccaagatcatcatcatctagctcaagaggacgaggtgcaaggtataggtttgcccttgataggttttctggttaggatagattgttgttccatcaaggggggctctcaagtgagtagcttgatcgtatcattcgttgagagctcaaaccatttgcatccttgcatcatacttcttggttcttgtttggtgtttctctttgtgagttttagagcttatggtcatcttcgtgacaagctcgagttcatcgaaaacggagtccatatgcatctactatgatgttttcgatgttggagtttttgccggttcttcattcatagagatctcacatctctatatctttggcatattcataaccgcatggtcttaatagcccttgtcgtcctgaatccaacaagcttgggtttgctcgattcggagctcgtatgcgaaagttatgactgtttcagtggcgagcggtagtaccgctggacctagcggtagtaccgctagagttggcggtagtaccgttggccctagcggtagtaccgctggctcgcggtagtaccgctggctcgcggtagtaccgcccctggttagcggtagtaccgctccaggagcttagtaccgcctgcctagcggttgttcgtggacggacctttttgcgaagactttcttggcggtggtagtgccgttgcactaccaggggcccagcggtagtaccgctggagtgccggcggtagtaccgctgcagacagcggtagtaccgctagctagcggtagtaccgctggagttccagcggtagtaccgctggagctcgggcagaaagtgggggtaacggtctgattccttcccccactatataaagggggtcttcttcccccttggtccaatccatctgttgagctcttgttctacctccattgttgacattcttagagcttgattactctcaatccctccaatgattcttgcttgttcttgagggaaaagagagaggagatctagatccacatctccaccaatcactttctcctctatgtgaggggaaccccttggatcttgatcttggagttctttgtgagctccttgttcttcctctcatatttctccatagcttttgttgttgtggagggatttgagtgtgagggacttgaccacttcgtgtgttcttgccattgcattagttgcatcggtttgagttctccacggtgatacgtggaagtgagaagttgagaagcttactacctttggtacttagtacccttgatattgttcttcgtggatgctttggcgtcctagaagcttggtggtgtctcggagctcaatcattgtggtgtgaagctccgggaagcgtcggggtctccaattaggttgcggaggttgccccgagcaatttgtacgggtaccggtaaccgcccccaagggttgccacgtgtacgggttcggtgaccgcccccaagggttgccatttgtacgggttcggtgaccgcccccaagggttgccatttgtacgggttcgttgaccgccctcaagggtcccttagtggaatcacggcatcttgcattgtgcgagggcgtgaggagattacggtggccttagtggcatcttggggagcattgtgcctccacaccgctctaacggagattagcatacatcatcgtctccccgtgcctcggttatctcttacccgaaccctttacttatgcactttactttgtgttagacatattgtttattgtaatatatcttgctatcacttagttgtttatcttgcttagcataagttgttggtgcacataggtgagcctagttgtttgtaggttttgtgcttgacatattaaacgttagttttattccgcatttgttcaagcctaaaccttaactattttaaagcgcctattcaccccccccccctctaggcgacatccacgtccttttcaacatTCACATCGGATGCAGCTATGCGAGTGAAGTCTGGGATCGCTGCTTGACCTTACTTAACATCAACGTGCGAAGACCGGAACCTCATCACTCCACCCTGGACTGGTGGCTTCAAGGCCGATCTACCTTCCAGGGAACAAGAGAGGCTTCGACACTTTTGTTATCGCTGCGGCATAGTCAGTTTGGAAGCAAAGGAACGCGAGGTCTTCAACTGAATGAAACAATTCAAAACAACAATCCAACTACATGATCACATTTTGGAGGAAGTTCGTGAGTGGAAAGAGGTCGGGCTAGGAGTTGGTGTACTCAATCGATTTGTGAGAGATTAGGCTTATTGTTTCTCGGTGTGGGTGTTGAGTTGTATCCCTTCTTGAGATGGCCACATCCCTAACAAGTTTCTTGTAAATGTTCTCTCTCTTCTATAAAAATATGATACGCCATTGGCGTACTCTCGAAAAGAAACTAACACAAGACGTTTTTACAATACAGACTAGAAAAAATAATATGTACAGACATAAAGAAATCACAAAGAAATTAACCTCAAGTGCCCTAGGACGATTTAAAAAAATGAGATCCatgaacactagcacccaagacatattttttataaaataagcCCACCCGTCTGAAATCGCGAAATGAGATCCatgaacactagcacccaagacaTATTTTTTATAAAAGAAGCCCACCCGTCTGAAATCGCGAAAATTCGCTCCTGACAGGAGTTGAACCCCGGTCTGTAAGGAAGCGCCACAACAACCTTACCACTAGGCTACTGCCGAGTCCTCTAGGACGATCTTTTGTAACTTCTACTTTCTACTTTATGTGCAATGCACATTTGGCACAAATATTATGGTACAATCAAATAATCCCCCAAACCATGTATCTATATTTGGCTAGTTTTGTGCATGGCAATGCCAATTGTGGTGCATACGTCATACTCCTGAAGTCTTTGGCGGCTTCTGTGATTGTCAGGACTCCCTTCAATCATAAATGCATCGGCCTAGGGCTCGTGCCCAGCTACTCCCATTTGATTTCGCTTTGTCGAGAGGAAAGTAGGCTCTATCAATCTAGATGTCTCATAGTGACGTCGAGCGCATTGCCTCCTTGTGGTGTATTTCGGGGTTTCTTTGGATTCGCACTTTCTCATAGTTTCTCTAGCGTTGTCTTGTCTAGGACCCCTTCCACTAGTAGGGTTTAAGGAGTTCAGGAAGATCCCATCACTAGTAAACCCCTTTTCACAAGTGGCGCATTCAAAAAGTGACACGGTCTCTGACTTACTTGTCAAGTGTGAGAACCGTCAAAGGGAAAAAGAACTTGTTAAGTGTGAGATGTAGCTACACAATCCCGATCTTTTTCTTTGTTGGACTCCCAGTCCCTTGTAGTTTCTGTACATTGTCCTGATATTGTTTGTCTGGTTGTATTGCTTTTCATTTATCTCAAGTCTCAAATCCCTACAACGGTCTTATATCAACACCTTATGTAATGCATATTTGGCTAGTTTTGTGCATGCCAATGTCGATTATAGTACATACTCCATAATCGTGATGTTTTTTACGCTTTCTATGATTGGCGGGACTTCCCTCAGTCAAAAATACATCACATCAAGGGCTCTTGCCCAGCCGCCAAACTCGAACGTTTTTTGTCGAGAGGAAAGTATGCAGTACATAGTTGTCCCTAGTGAAGTTGAGCGCACTCCCTCCTCGTGTTAAATTCCGGGATTCCTAAACTCCTAGTGTCTCATGGTTTCTCTAAATTGTCTCGTCCATGACCCCTTCCACTACTATTCCCTCCGTCCTCTAATATAAGACCATTTTTACACTATTGGAGTAGTAGGCTATAAGGAGTTAGTAAGATTTTACCGCTAGTGGACCACATTTCGTCAGTGGGGCGTTTAAGAGTACTTCCTCCGTTTGAAATTATTTATcgcataaataaataaaaagatgtATCCAGAActaaaaatacatctagatacatccatttttacgaCAACTATTTACAGATGGAGGGAATATCATACTCAGTGAGTTGCTTCTCAAGTGCGCAAtaagaaaataaaacctttttgtAAATGAAAAGACAACCCCCGGATAGAAAGGAAAACAAATCGCACGGATACAAGTGGGAAGTAAATAAAACACCAAAAGAGAGAGGGCCTCTGCAAGCGACCGCCTTTCAGCGAAAACCTGAGGTGGTTCGTGCAAATTGCAAGATCAGCAGTCCAACGCCGACAGTCACCTGATGACCCGAACACCACGGCGCCAATTTTCCTCCCATCCactcgcctatatattctctcccGTCGTCTTCCCGGAAGGGCCGCCGATACACAGTGTGACAGTGGTAACACGCGCACTGACACACCCGCGATTCACCGTGGCATCAAGATCGGCCCAGCAGCTCCTACCCCACCTAGTAGCCACCAACAATCACCGACGCAGCACCGCTCCACTTCACTCCGCGAGCGCGCGCGCGGAGTGCCGGCGTCGTTCGGAGGAATTCGGGGGGATGGGGATGGAGTACGAGCCGGTGCCACTGGCGGCGTCGTCGCCGAAGAAgccggcggcgggcgggcgggcggcccTGAAGCTGCTGCTGGCCCTGCTCCTCGTCGGCCTCGCGATGCGGCTGCTCGCCGACCGCTGCGCCTCCCGCCTCCTGCCGCCCACCGCACCGCCGGGGGAGGACAAGGCGCTCGCCGCGAAGGCTCCTCCGGcgcaggaggaggccggcggcggggACGGGGTGCCCGTAACTCCCAGCGGTGAGCGCAGCTGGTTCTCGGGATGCTCTTCGTTCGTTGCCATTTTCTACTTTCCGTTTCTGCTCCCTGGATAAAAAAAAAATGCTTTCCGTTTCTATTTCGCTCTTCGCTACCGACGGATGGATGGGTGGGCAGCTACAGCTTTTAGTGAAGAATTAACGTTCCTTCCAGTACAATTAATTCTGGGTTAGGCATGTAGTATTGGCCACAATTTATCCTCGGATATGCAGCACAAAAGGGTGTCTTTTGTTGGTTACTGCAAATCAACAGTTAACTGAAGCTTAACATATTAGTTCTTGGTTAACACTATATGATTCACATATGAGTTCTTGGTTAGCAAAAACAAAATGAAAACAAAGTAAGTATATGGGAAGAAAACAGTAAAATTTTCTTGGGTGAAATGATCTAACTTTCCAAGCTCAGAAAGTTCTGCAGTATGGTTATCATGTTCAGAAATCTCAACTTAAAATATTAGTAGTTTATCGTTCCGTGGGGGGCGTGTGGATCTCGTCTCGTTCCATGAGCTTATTATTTTGTCATGTGTTTGACCCTAGATGCATGTTTTGCTACAGTATTGACTGATCTGCGCCATCTGGTACCTGCATTAAATTTCTTGGGGAGTGAAAGAAGATTGAGATTGATTCATTGATCCCTATCATTAGTTTAGTGAAACAAACGATGCGATTAGTTATATATAGATCATCTGTGAACTGTCGGTGTTGCCTTCAGAACAGTGACACAGTGGTACTAAAGGGTACCACTACCAGTGAATTGATTGGTAATGGTGTTCTGTTTTTTTACCTTGACAGGTGCAGGGAGTTGTGATCTCTTCCATGGGGAATGGGTCCATGATTCCTCTGGCCCAGCTTACACCAACGCAACCTGCCGGTTCATTGAGACTCCACAGAACTGTATGTCAAATGGAAGGCCTGACGATGGTTATCTTTACTGGAAATGGAAGCCCTATGGCTGCGAGGTACCGCCGTTTGAGGGCAAGACGTTTCTGGAGGACATGAGGGGCAAACACTGGGCGCTAGTCGGCGATTCGATCCTCCGCAACCATGTCCAATCGTTGCTCTGCCTCCTTTCCAAGGTAATTCCATGGGGTTTTTAAGGTGTTCTTTGTATTTATGCGCCTTTTGTATGAGGAAAGGATTCATATCTTACTACATATTATGAGCAGTTTCGTATTTACACATGTAAATCCTTTGTTTAAGTAGGCGTTTCCTTGCCGCACAATTTGTTTCAGGCGTGTATCAAGGTTTACTAGTATGCATAATCTTTTTCAGTAttattttttgcctttttcgctaGTATGCATAACGAACTGTAACGTATCATGCTTAAAAAGAACTAGAGAAGGATACAAAGTGGCCAAGAATGATGTTTATTTTGTCCTAGTCAATAAGATGAATAGTTTGTTCTTCCGTTACTATCCGTTAGGACGGAGCATCAGACGGCATATTAACAACTACctcgcaaaaaaacaaaaaatatactaAAGATCCTTAGAAGTGTTTATCCCCCTCTGCATTTTTCACTGCAACTTTGATGGGTCTTGCCCACTGTGAATTTATCACCTTTTGATCAGACATTTGACCTTGTGCCTTCATTTCTATCTGCTCTTATATACACTTTATAAAAATCCACTGATGATATGTCAAAATCCGGAGGACACGAATATAATTGAGGTAATTCTGGAGAATCTTTGATGGATTATGTTCTTGTTGAGGATGATGGACCAGCTAAGAGCTAACGGTGTGTCATTTGAACACCTAGTAATGAACCCTAGTTTCTGAAATCCATCTTTGCGGTTTCCCACATTCAGATTTCTTTGGTACTACATTATTCTGTATGGCATGTACTGGTATGGATGCTATCATTTGTGCTTGGTTGAATTTTGCAATAACAGGATTTATCAGAAGCCGAAAATCTTTCAGcaagtaaaataaataaataaataattatgtTACCTTTTCTTCAGGTTGAAGATCCTACAGAGGTGTACCACGACAAAACCTACCAGTCGAGGAGATGGCACTTCCCATCCTACAACTTCACGCTCTCCCTGGTGTGGGCGCCGTTCCTCGTCAAGGCGGAGATATTCGAGGACGAGAACGGGATCTCGTCTGCGGAGCCGCGGCTGACCTTCGACGTGCTGGACGCCAACTGGGTGGGGCAGTGGAGCAGCTTCGACTACGTGATCATCTCCACGGGGCAGTGGTTCTTCAAGAAGGCGGTGTACCTGGAGAAGGGGGCGGTGATCGGCTGCCACTACTGCCAGGACAAGAGCCTGAGGGAGGTGAGCATCGACTACTCGTTCCGCAGGGCGCTCCGGGAGGCGTTCCGGTTCATCACGGCGTCGGCGCACCGGCCGGTGGTGTTCTACCGGACGTGGTCGCCGTCGCACTTCGAGGGCGGCGAGTGGTTCAGCGGCGGGCGGTGCGACCGGAAGGCGCCGTTCAAGCCGCGGGAGGCCGGTGACCGCGCGCTGGACAACCTCATGTGGCGGGTGGAGCGGGCCGAGTTCGCCAAGGCGGCCGCGGAGGACGGCGCCGCCGGTGGGGAGGGACGCCGCCTGAGGCTGCTGGACACGTTCGAGATGTCGCTGCAGCGGCCCGACGCCCACGCCGGGCCGTACCGGGCGTACCAGCCGTTCGCCAAGGGTGCCGCCGCCGGCAAGGTGCAGAACGACTGCCTGCACTGGTGCCTGCCCGGGCCGATCGAGGCGTGGAACGACATCATCATGCAGATGCTGGCCGAGGATTGAGGCCTCGCCGCCGGCGTGCCGACTGGTTTTTTGACGTGGCGCGGGATAGGGTTTGTGTGTCTTCGGGGTTCATGGTGCGTCCCCCAGTTAGAGGCTTGAGTGATGTTGCCAGGGGTACATTGTGACTTGTCAAACTGTGTGGTCACACCTGGTTTGTGCTTGGACTTCAAAATGCCGGCCTTTCTATGGACATTTTGTAGCAAGCATACATACAAGAATAATGATGCAAGAAAGAAATCCTACACCTGAGTTTCCTCTAAATGCAGATGATGCAAAATCGGAACAACATTGGTCTGGTTGGCATAGGGTTTGCCTTTTTATCACATTTTTTTGGTTGATAAAAGGAATTCTTTCTCCCCGGCTACATTAGCGAAACCATAACAATCATTACAAGCGAGACAGAAAATAGAAGAACAGATATaacattttttttttgagacaatTTAATGAAGCTTTATTAATTCGTCACAATGTTTACAGGGACTGATGGAAGATTTCCCGGATGACCAAACCAAACGCTTCAAAATTTAAGCTCCTACGTTCATGAACAAAATTACATGAAGTAAAAGAAATTGAAAGTTCTATGATCTCTTGAGCTATCGCTTCTAAATACCATCCACCACTTCCTTGCAATCTGAGGCGACCTGGATACGTTGGATGTACAGGCCCTTTGCCAACGCCAAAGCTTCCCTAGATTGTCAGGATCAGAGCACCTGACGAGATGATCCAAGTAATTCTGGTGCGCAATTCAGACAAAACACAGTGATCGGAGGGGATTGAATTGCTTGGAGAAAGGGGAAAGCGCATGTGGCGCGCCGCCGGCGGCCTAGGGTTCTACCCAGATATTTATTACATGCCTCTTAGGGTTGGAAACCGTGGCTTATATAGGCCagcaaaggaaaggaaaggaactAGATTAAACAGCAGAAATAAATGAACTACTGTCGGAATTGATACAGCGAAGCGGGCAGCTCCAGTAGCCGTCGGATGTTGGATCAATGACGCAGGGCGACTCCCGCCTGAAGCGGTATCATTCAACCACAGCCGTTGGATCGCCAATCAACTCTTCACAGTCAAACCGGCAAGTAGAAACAGGGGAGGCTATCGACCGAGCCTGACAATACCCCCTTGTTGAGCGGCAGCTTGCCCTCAAGCTCCGAACGATGGGAAGACTTTCTGGATGAAAGCCGAATCCTCCCAGGTAGCTTGCTCCACTGGAATGTTGAGCCACTTGATCAACCAACGAACCACAGGTATAGATATGTCTCCTTGAACTCGTGGGACCAGTTTCCTGTCCAGAATAGCTTCAGGCTCCATCAGAACAATCCCATCAGACCCCACTAAAGGCAGATCTTTGGAGGGCACCACCTTTTGCCCAATGTGCTTTTTAAGCTGGCTTACATGGAAGGTAGGGTGTAGTCTGCATCCTTCAGGCAGAAGTAGTTTGTAAGCATGTTGTCCCACCTTCTGCAGAATTCTAAATGGCCCATAGAATTTAGAGTGCAATTTCAAATGTGTGTGCATGCTTAGGGAAGTATGCCTGTAGGGTTGCAATTTCAGATACACCATGTCCCCTACATCaaattccctctccttccttttcttGTCAGCAAACCACTTCATCCTCTCTTGTGCCTTGAGCAAATTCTGCTTGATGACCTCCATTGCTAGTTCCCTATTTTGCAACAGATTAGCAGCATCCACAGATATAGAGTCAGGAAGAACAGACTCAGCCACCATAGGTGGGGGAAAACCATAGAGTGCCTGGAATGGAGTCATGTTCAAAGCAGTGTGAAAGCTAGTATTATACCACCACTCAGCTAAAGCTAACCATCTGTGCCACTTCTTAGGT harbors:
- the LOC123412254 gene encoding protein trichome birefringence-like 23, with translation MTRTPRRQFSSHPLAYIFSPVVFPEGPPIHSVTVVTRALTHPRFTVASRSAQQLLPHLVATNNHRRSTAPLHSASARAECRRRSEEFGGMGMEYEPVPLAASSPKKPAAGGRAALKLLLALLLVGLAMRLLADRCASRLLPPTAPPGEDKALAAKAPPAQEEAGGGDGVPVTPSGAGSCDLFHGEWVHDSSGPAYTNATCRFIETPQNCMSNGRPDDGYLYWKWKPYGCEVPPFEGKTFLEDMRGKHWALVGDSILRNHVQSLLCLLSKVEDPTEVYHDKTYQSRRWHFPSYNFTLSLVWAPFLVKAEIFEDENGISSAEPRLTFDVLDANWVGQWSSFDYVIISTGQWFFKKAVYLEKGAVIGCHYCQDKSLREVSIDYSFRRALREAFRFITASAHRPVVFYRTWSPSHFEGGEWFSGGRCDRKAPFKPREAGDRALDNLMWRVERAEFAKAAAEDGAAGGEGRRLRLLDTFEMSLQRPDAHAGPYRAYQPFAKGAAAGKVQNDCLHWCLPGPIEAWNDIIMQMLAED